A single window of Pieris rapae chromosome 4, ilPieRapa1.1, whole genome shotgun sequence DNA harbors:
- the LOC111003073 gene encoding uncharacterized protein LOC111003073: MEKKRINKRDKHPRVKLPLIDGTSSDVRTILDTDPHFYTLIDGRPIRPNKSILKYKQDIRNITLKRTVYGFLTDEILRIDREIETERKKYETASKHFDEYQYSFDKFLAHDNNKTIAIMRKSDNLSKDLIKQVEEHKATNYEYATLKSKLQYIEETLQILVSFQFFLYNAAPIMWRETVPKPVDKADIFESDSNIFLKIDINAVKLRLSQLAQPCLYFETPIQLLNVFNTLEKQNLNYLLVTEELNAEKQQFLTSVQRLKILMDMELNFIEQKIKEIDDIIKCNVSRELELKDAFYKLLNKNIKYLVSSKTALQIFNYVEFAFEEIIAPNETNLSSLEMMYCLEREFNNIMIDLTAFDLNDVKVIEKEIYSEGVSQIINAKLANKLLKNVDKLNKRMKSAYEPSKRPVKH; encoded by the exons ATGGAGAAGAAAAGAATTAACAAAAGAGATAAACATCCCAGGGTAAAGCTTCCTCTAATAGACGGCACCAGTTCTGATGTACGTACAATTCTTGATACAGATCCACATTTTTACACTCTCATTGACGGAAGACCCATCAGGCCAAACAAATCTATACTGAAATATAAACAGGACATACGAAATATTACCTTAAAACGAACTGTGTACGGCTTTTTGACTGATGAAATATTACGAATAGACAGAGAAATTGAAACAGAGAGGAAGAAATATGAAACAGCTTCGAAACATTTTGATGAATATCAATATAGCTTTGATAAGTTCTTAGCACAcgataataacaaaacaatagcAATCATGAGAAAATCTGATAACCTGTCAAAAGATTTGATAAAGCAAGTTGAAGAACATAAAGCAACTAATTATGAATACGCAAcactaaaatctaaattgcAATATATAGAAGAGACATTACAAATACTGGTTtcctttcaattttttttatataacgcaGCTCCTATTATGTGGCGAGAAACAGTGCCAAAGCCAGTCGATAAAGCAGATATTTTTGAATCTGattcaaatatattcttaaaaattgatataaatgCCGTTAAACTAAGATTAAGTCAATTAGCACAGCCGTGTCTTTATTTCGAAACTCCTATTCAGTTGCTTAATGTTTTCAATACTCTTGAAAAACAGAATTTGAATTACTTACTAGTGACCGAGGAGTTGAATGCGGAAAAGCAACAGTTTCTAACGTCTGTTCAACGCCTGAAAATTCTGATGGATATggaattaaactttattgaaCAAAAG ataAAAGAAATAGACGATATTATCAAATGCAATGTATCCAGAGAGTTAGAGCTCAAAGATGCATTTTATAaacttcttaataaaaatattaagtatttagtaTCATCTAAGACAGCTCTTCAGATTTTCAACTATGTTGAATTTGCTTTTGAGGAAATAATTGCTCCTAATGAAACCAACCTCAGTTCTCTGGAAATGATGTATTGTCTTGAAagagaatttaataatataatgatagaTTTAACAGCATTCGATTTAAATGATGTTAAGGTCATAGAAAAGGAAATATATAGC